The Sporosarcina sp. Te-1 DNA window ATGGCTTGGATGGGTTTGATGAGAAACTGCCGATAAGAAAAGTCGTTCCGCTGATTTACAAGTTTCTGTTTGAACTTCTTGAAACGTTTGAGGCCGAAAATTGAAGCCTGGTAAACAGGAGTTCATCTACACATACATTCGTCACTTGGATGAACATGATCTCTGCCGGCTGGAAATGCGGTCTTTTTTCGGAACACATAGCGAGTCGAATGTGTTAAAGAGCAATATCGGCATCGATCCGAGCCGTAGCCCTTTCATGAAAGAACGGTTGGAAGTCTTATGGAGTGATAAAAGCTGGGAAGGATTTCTTACAAAAGCCGGAGATTTCGTCTCCCCTTCCACCTTTAAAGTGACCTGTCTAAATACGATGGATATGGAAGGTATGAAGAAAATCCCTCATCCAGACAGGCGCAAGCTGGAACGCCAAGTAGGCGAATCCATCCAAGGAGAAGCCGATTTATTGGAGCCGGCAATTGAATATGGTTTGATTCAATTGCACGGGAAATGGTATGGGGGCTTGCTGGAACGAAGTTTGCCGATTTGGAAGGGGCATGAACAGAAGCCTCATATGTATTCAACTGCGCTCAGCACCCGTCTTGCGCGGGCAGTGGCCAACATTGCCATACCACATCCAGCAGGCATTCGTGCCATCGATCCTTGCTGCGGCATCGGCACAGTCCTCGTGGAAGCCCGTTCAATGGGAATTAACATTGTAGGACGGGATATTAATCCTCTTGTTTGTAAAGGGTCCAGAAAAAATTTAGCGTACTTCGGTTTGTCGGGGGAAGTGGTTAAGGGACCGATTGCAGAAGTAAGCGATACATATGACGTGGCGATCATCGATATGCCGTACAATTTGTTTACGCATATTACCTCAGAGGGACAGCAATCGATTCTTACGGAAGCCCGCAGGATTACCGATAAGCTGGTTGTGGTGACCATCGAGCCGATGGACCATATGATTAAAAACGCCGGGTTTACGATTGTGGACAGGTGCATCGCCAAAAAAGGCACATTCGAACGGCAAATCGTTGTTTGCGAATGAATCGCAAGCGGCTCTCTCATTCTGCAGCACCGTCTATTCCTTCTCAAGCAAAGCGGGACAAACAACCAACTCGCAAAAAAGGTGGAAAAACCGAATTGGTTTCTCCACCTTTTATTTGTTGGGACAATCTCTTAGTTTATTCTGAAATTTTCATTGTATAATCCGCCAGTAATCTCGCACCGTAGCCTGTAGCGGATTTTGCATAGTAGCCCGACGCGGATGAATGATTCATCATGCCTGCCATATCAACGTGAAGCCACTTGCTGTTTTCCGGCACGAATCGGCGCAGGAATAACCCTGCTGTAATTGAGCCTGCAAAATTCAATGAGCTGATGTTGTTCATATCCGCATAGTCGCTTGCTAATGTTTTGTCATAAGCATCGACGAGTGGCATCGGCCATACGAAGTCACCATTTTCATCGCCGACTTTTTTCATGACATGAGACAATTCCTCGTCTCCGAATACACCGCCCAGTCCTGTTCCGAGCGCATTGATGATCGCACCTGTCAACGTGGCAATATCGACGATGTACTCAGCCTCCAATTCGCCTGCCCGAATCAATGCATCCGCCAAGATGAGGCGGCCTTCCGCATCTGTATTCCCCACCTGTACTGTTTTGCCGTTTTTATAACGGATCACTTCACCAGGATAGACTGCCGTATTATCCGGAGCATTCTCGACGATTGGAATGAGTGCCACGACATTTACTTGCGCCTTGGATTGCACGAGCAGCTGCATCGCACCCGCTACAGCCGCCGAACCTCCCATATCCATCCGCATATCGCTTAAATCCTTGCCGCTTTTCAAGCTTATGCCGCCTGTATCGAACGTGACGCCTTTTCCGACTAACGCCACCAATGGCTTGGATGCATCCCCTTTATACACAATCTCGACAAAGGAAGGGCTGTACTTGGAACCGCGGCAAACCGTCAACACGCCGTTCATTTCCATCTGTTCCAGCTGCTCCTTGCCATATACGTTTACTTCAGCAGGTGTACCTGCAAATTTCTCCTTCAACACCTCTGGATATGTTTCAGGGTTCAATACATTGGACACTTCATTCATCAAATCTCGGGAGAAGGCCATTGCCGCTGCACGAATCTGTCCGACTTGCACAGCATCCGTGGAGCCTTCAACTTCAAGCTCTGTCTTTCTATCATCCGCTTCCGACTTATACGAATGGAAATGGTAGGAGCCGAGTTCCCATCCTTCCACAAAAGCAGTCACCGTTTTTTCTATATCCAATTTCCCGAAAGCCTCAGCAATTGTTTCGTCCCCTACTAACGCTTTCTCTACCTTTTGAGTTGCCAGATCACGAGCGATGTCCCCCGCAATCGAACGGACTTTCTCAAGTGATATGTCCTTTTCCTTTACATCTTTTAGGACAACATATTGCTCGTCATCAATCAACAACGAACAATGCGCCCCTTTTTGCCTGGCGACATATTGCTTGCGTGCTTCCTTCTCCGCTATCCGTTTGTCATTCTCAAATAGGATGGTCACTGCCATTCTCAAAACCCCCAACTTATTATTTCGAATCTAGAAATAGTTTATCATAAAGTGGAGATTTTGAAAGAATTATCTTTTATCTGCAATAACGAGGCAAAATGTCGCGAATGGTCCTAATAACAAAGAGAGGAGAAACCAATTCAACCCGCTTCTGTTTTTACCTTGGGCAATTCCTGCATTGATCAGGGCTAACGTTCCCCACCCAACAAAATATTCATTCATTCTTGTCATCCTCCATTCCACGTTCCTTTAAAAAACGACTCGCTTCGAAAAAATCGTTTGTACATAGCTGAATTTTGTGCGGAGAGAATACAGCTCGGTCCTCCGCATCTATGTAATCAGAAAGAGGAATCGTGTTAAAGAATTTTTTCCACTTATGCTGTTGCTCCAATTTGGCATATTCTTTTTGGATCTCATCATAATCAATTTCATTGATAACAAAGAAGGGACGATTAGGATCCATCTCGGGAAATCTCTCATTTATGATAGTCAACTGTTCCTGATCGAGCTCTTCTTTGATGATATAAGACGATGAGCCGACATTATCTGCCGCATCCATCAGTTCATCCGACCACGTTTCAAATTGGTGGTCATCTACCTGCCCATCAGAAAAGACTCCTAAGGCATAGTAAGTTTTATTGCTCTCTTCTTTTTTCTTTTTTCTTCCGAACAATTTGAATCCCTCATTTCTACTCCACCTTTTCTACGTAAAGGGTTTTAAAAGGTTCCCAAAAATATTTTGTATAGTACCTTGCAATGAACAATACTGGGTGTTATATTGTTTGTAACAGTACTGTGCATTACATAGTAGTGTAAGAAAGGAGGCTAAGCCGTGAATATCCAATTTAAAAAAGGGGTTTTGAATCTATGTGTTCTCGTCCTGTTGGATAAGCAGGATCGCTACGGATACGAACTCGTTCAAAAAATATCCGATCAGATTGCCATCTCAGAAGGCTCGGTCTATCCCCTGCTGCGCCGACTGACAAAGGAAGGCTATTTTTCAACCTACCTGAAAGAATCCAATGAAGGGCCGCCTCGGAAGTATTATCAATTAACAGAGACGGGACGGGCCTATCTGCATGAACAATTGGAAGAATGGCGGGCTTTCACGAATGGCGTCAATACATTGATTGAGGAAGGTGTTCAAAATGACTGAAGGACAATTTATTGCAGAGCTTGAACGGGAACTCGAGCGGCTTCCGCTCGATGAACGGAATGATATTTTACAGGATATCCGGGAGTTCTTTCTTCATGGAAGAACAGATGGTAAGTCGGATGATGAGATTGCCGCTTCTCTCGGCTCGCCATCAAAAATCGCAGCAGAGTTGCTCGCGTCTTATCCGTTTTCCGAACAGACGATAGTGGAAACAAATGATACGGATCAGGTTATCACCATTCCTAATGATGAGTATGTAAATGTCGATATTCAAGTGCAACACGGTTCACTTACCCTGTTGCCATCAGCGAACTCAGTGACGACAGTCGAACTGTCGGGTGCGAATGAACGGTTGGAGTTGGAGGCAGAGGTGATCGGGGACACTCTTGTCGTGAAACTTCGCCAAAAATTTCATTGGTCATTCCTCTTTAACTTTAATGTAAAGGCGGTGGCATTACGCGTGTTTATTCCAAAAAGGCTATATCAATCGATTGCAATGAAAACAGATAATGGCCGCATTCAGACAGAGAAGATGTTGTGCAAGTCCATGACAGCCCAGACGGATAACGGACGGGTGGTCGTGTCGGAAGTGGCGACGTCCGTTTTACACGCTGAATCGGACAACGGACGGATAGAAATTGAGAAGGTGCAAACCGATCAGCTGAAAGCAAAAACAGACAATGGAAGAGTGAGCATGCGTAATGTCGATGCAGAGACAATCTATGCAGAATCGGATAATGGACGGATTGAACTGGAAGATGTTACTGGAGAGTTGACAGCGACTACGGATAATGGCCGTATCATTCTGAATTCCGAAGATATCAACCGGAACATTGACTTTCAAACGGATAATGGCAGTATCGAAATCCATTCGCGCAACACACCGACAGATGTTACGATCTATGCGAAAACGGGGCATGGCCGAATTGATGTGTACGGAGAAAAAAATAAGAAAACCGTTTTTGGCGCAGGCTATCATTCCATCAAATTGAAGACGGACAATGGAAGAATTACAGTCCGATAACTCCGTTTCATGAAAAAGAGAGAGGGCTGGCCCCTCTCTCAGCTGTTAATGGAATTCATGATTTTGGAATCCTTCATATTATGATAATTCATTTCACCGACTCTTTGTTTGATTTCCTCTTCAGTCAATGGGGTTGGGAGTTCATCTGTTGATGGGAGTTTTTTTTCTGTCTCGTATTGTGTCTTTTCCAAAGCTCGGTTCCGCGCATCAATGGCGCGTCCGTACTGCTCCGATTCCTCAACTGTCATCTTCTGTTCTTCAGCCATCTTCCTCCACCTCCGTTTACTTCCGAATTACCCGCTGAGAATCAAAAAGAAACACCTGAATATGATATAGTTAACAACAAACCTCCATATCAATATTCAGTGCTGAGAAAAGGTGATGGATCATGACGACAATCTTTGTGGACGGAGATGGCTGTCCCGTTGTGAATGAAACGATACGCGTAGCAAAAAACTTCAAGTTGCCTTGTGTCCTCATTTGCGACACCGCACATGAGATGCATCGGGAAGGTGCTGAGACGATCATTGTCTCCAAAGGGGCAGATGCAGTCGATTTTGTGCTAGTCAACAGAATGCAGAAAGGCGATATCGTGGTGACGCAGGATTATGGATTGGCGGCCATGGTGCTCGCGAAACAAGGCTATCCAATTGATCAGAATGGCCGACTTTATACGAATGATAACATCGATCAACTGCTCTACGCTCGACATACAGCGCAAAAAGTGCGTATGGCGGGAGGCCGGTTGCGTGGACCGAAAAAAAGAACAAAAGAACAAACCGCATCGTTCGTTAACAACTTGCGTGATTTGTGCAGAACTGTCCTTCCCTCTCCATGACCCTAA harbors:
- a CDS encoding DUF4097 family beta strand repeat-containing protein, which encodes MTEGQFIAELERELERLPLDERNDILQDIREFFLHGRTDGKSDDEIAASLGSPSKIAAELLASYPFSEQTIVETNDTDQVITIPNDEYVNVDIQVQHGSLTLLPSANSVTTVELSGANERLELEAEVIGDTLVVKLRQKFHWSFLFNFNVKAVALRVFIPKRLYQSIAMKTDNGRIQTEKMLCKSMTAQTDNGRVVVSEVATSVLHAESDNGRIEIEKVQTDQLKAKTDNGRVSMRNVDAETIYAESDNGRIELEDVTGELTATTDNGRIILNSEDINRNIDFQTDNGSIEIHSRNTPTDVTIYAKTGHGRIDVYGEKNKKTVFGAGYHSIKLKTDNGRITVR
- a CDS encoding YaiI/YqxD family protein, whose protein sequence is MTTIFVDGDGCPVVNETIRVAKNFKLPCVLICDTAHEMHREGAETIIVSKGADAVDFVLVNRMQKGDIVVTQDYGLAAMVLAKQGYPIDQNGRLYTNDNIDQLLYARHTAQKVRMAGGRLRGPKKRTKEQTASFVNNLRDLCRTVLPSP
- a CDS encoding PadR family transcriptional regulator, with product MNIQFKKGVLNLCVLVLLDKQDRYGYELVQKISDQIAISEGSVYPLLRRLTKEGYFSTYLKESNEGPPRKYYQLTETGRAYLHEQLEEWRAFTNGVNTLIEEGVQND
- a CDS encoding TRM11 family methyltransferase gives rise to the protein MKPGKQEFIYTYIRHLDEHDLCRLEMRSFFGTHSESNVLKSNIGIDPSRSPFMKERLEVLWSDKSWEGFLTKAGDFVSPSTFKVTCLNTMDMEGMKKIPHPDRRKLERQVGESIQGEADLLEPAIEYGLIQLHGKWYGGLLERSLPIWKGHEQKPHMYSTALSTRLARAVANIAIPHPAGIRAIDPCCGIGTVLVEARSMGINIVGRDINPLVCKGSRKNLAYFGLSGEVVKGPIAEVSDTYDVAIIDMPYNLFTHITSEGQQSILTEARRITDKLVVVTIEPMDHMIKNAGFTIVDRCIAKKGTFERQIVVCE
- a CDS encoding M17 family metallopeptidase, yielding MAVTILFENDKRIAEKEARKQYVARQKGAHCSLLIDDEQYVVLKDVKEKDISLEKVRSIAGDIARDLATQKVEKALVGDETIAEAFGKLDIEKTVTAFVEGWELGSYHFHSYKSEADDRKTELEVEGSTDAVQVGQIRAAAMAFSRDLMNEVSNVLNPETYPEVLKEKFAGTPAEVNVYGKEQLEQMEMNGVLTVCRGSKYSPSFVEIVYKGDASKPLVALVGKGVTFDTGGISLKSGKDLSDMRMDMGGSAAVAGAMQLLVQSKAQVNVVALIPIVENAPDNTAVYPGEVIRYKNGKTVQVGNTDAEGRLILADALIRAGELEAEYIVDIATLTGAIINALGTGLGGVFGDEELSHVMKKVGDENGDFVWPMPLVDAYDKTLASDYADMNNISSLNFAGSITAGLFLRRFVPENSKWLHVDMAGMMNHSSASGYYAKSATGYGARLLADYTMKISE